One stretch of Aquimarina sp. Aq107 DNA includes these proteins:
- a CDS encoding sensor histidine kinase: MDIISIRKILICITLCYSFLCIGQESISIQLDSAIDSLDANPNYSYSVLSKISRDKEQQDSIKSKAKLYLGSYFNSIGVVDSSMYYTRASLIHLRNKKHLAQAYRLLGSSYRRSGNIDEAIEMLYRSLKISEEIDYIEMITKVKSDFGILNANNENYDKSIQFFEESNAATTDKKIISSNYINIGAVYFRKKDYDNAEKFFLKAYEMIPPNTSPKASATLALNIGDVLHENKKYEEALAYFNDSKKIADLHGFKDKSINAIVHKSKAIAALGKPQEAINLLNNSLAPAKLISNLEIQKNIYENLANIYTYIDDYKSANLALNNFHSLKDSISYSRQKKTITELEVKYETATKEKEILLLKEDQLSSEAEIKRQRLLRRFYIIGFIIVLIPIIGLLLVYYQKLQVKTKYNAQKEEINRQKTASFLNEQELKLANTYVIAQNEERNRIARELHDSIGGNIAAIKLQMINIEKDKKTQATIIDQLDNTYQQVREISHNLIPKKINQTAFANYIREYIDTIEKVTDPDITFIPHPIEKINTINDNQKVEIFRIIQELMTNALKHAKARVIEICLNAYNDSIEIIFEDDGIGFDSKKETNGIGLQNIKKRLTLLKAKIDIDSAINRGTAIRIEIPIVLNDKK, from the coding sequence ATGGACATAATATCTATTAGAAAAATACTTATATGCATAACATTATGCTATTCTTTTCTTTGTATTGGGCAAGAATCGATTAGTATACAATTAGATAGTGCTATTGATTCTTTAGACGCTAATCCTAATTATTCTTATAGCGTTTTATCCAAAATTTCTAGAGATAAAGAACAACAAGATTCCATAAAATCTAAAGCCAAACTTTATCTAGGAAGCTACTTCAATTCCATAGGTGTTGTAGATTCATCTATGTATTACACAAGAGCCTCCTTAATCCACTTAAGAAATAAAAAACATTTAGCGCAAGCATATAGATTACTAGGTTCCAGTTATAGACGAAGCGGTAACATAGATGAAGCTATAGAAATGTTATATAGAAGTCTTAAGATTTCTGAAGAAATTGATTACATAGAAATGATTACTAAAGTCAAATCTGATTTTGGAATTTTAAACGCTAATAATGAAAACTATGATAAATCTATTCAGTTTTTTGAAGAAAGTAATGCAGCCACTACAGATAAAAAAATCATTTCATCTAATTACATAAATATAGGAGCTGTATATTTTAGAAAAAAAGATTATGACAATGCAGAAAAATTCTTTCTCAAAGCTTATGAAATGATTCCTCCTAACACCTCTCCAAAGGCCTCTGCTACGTTAGCTTTAAATATTGGAGATGTTTTACACGAAAATAAGAAATATGAAGAAGCTTTAGCATATTTTAATGATAGTAAAAAGATTGCTGATCTTCATGGTTTTAAAGACAAAAGTATCAATGCCATAGTCCACAAATCCAAAGCTATAGCTGCACTTGGAAAACCACAGGAAGCCATCAATCTATTAAATAACAGCTTGGCTCCAGCAAAGCTGATTTCGAATTTAGAAATACAAAAAAATATTTATGAAAATCTAGCGAATATTTACACTTATATTGATGATTATAAATCCGCAAATCTAGCTTTAAACAATTTTCATTCTTTAAAGGATTCTATTAGCTATAGTAGACAAAAAAAGACAATAACTGAATTAGAAGTAAAATATGAAACTGCAACTAAAGAAAAGGAAATTTTACTTTTAAAAGAAGATCAACTCTCTAGCGAAGCAGAAATAAAACGACAACGTTTATTAAGACGGTTTTATATTATTGGTTTTATCATTGTTCTAATCCCAATTATTGGTTTACTTCTAGTATATTATCAAAAACTACAAGTAAAAACAAAATATAATGCTCAGAAAGAAGAAATCAATCGCCAGAAAACTGCTTCTTTTCTAAATGAGCAAGAATTAAAACTGGCAAACACCTATGTAATCGCTCAAAACGAAGAACGAAATAGAATTGCAAGAGAACTGCACGATAGCATTGGAGGAAATATAGCAGCTATAAAATTACAGATGATTAACATCGAAAAAGATAAAAAAACACAAGCTACGATTATCGATCAATTAGATAATACATACCAACAAGTTCGAGAGATTTCTCATAATTTGATTCCAAAAAAAATTAATCAAACTGCATTTGCCAATTATATACGAGAATACATCGATACTATAGAAAAAGTTACAGATCCGGATATTACATTTATACCACATCCAATAGAGAAAATTAATACAATTAATGATAATCAAAAAGTAGAAATTTTTAGAATTATACAAGAACTAATGACCAATGCTCTTAAACATGCTAAAGCAAGAGTCATTGAAATATGTCTTAATGCATATAATGATTCTATAGAAATTATTTTTGAGGATGATGGTATTGGTTTTGATTCTAAAAAGGAAACAAATGGTATTGGTTTACAAAATATAAAAAAGCGCTTAACGTTATTAAAAGCAAAAATCGACATTGATTCTGCTATTAATCGTGGAACGGCTATACGAATTGAAATACCTATCGTACTAAATGACAAAAAGTAA
- a CDS encoding response regulator transcription factor, whose protein sequence is MTKSNTYKLVVADDHKMFLDGLLSIISHESDYEIVYTASNGLDLKKYLDINTTDQIDLAILDINMPKMDGVALNHYIKENHPTIKTLIVSMLSEPQKIYELTQAAVNGYIPKNAKKEELLKAIEIILKGSNYFSNSIKEAYTKSIFEQKQHNEINLSKREKEILQLIAKEYTTQEIADQLFLSKYTIEGYRTSLISKLNVKNVVGLAKHAIKLGLVD, encoded by the coding sequence ATGACAAAAAGTAACACATATAAACTAGTAGTAGCTGATGACCATAAAATGTTCTTAGATGGTCTCTTAAGCATCATATCACACGAATCTGATTATGAAATTGTGTATACTGCTAGTAACGGTTTGGATCTTAAGAAGTACTTAGATATTAATACTACTGATCAAATTGATTTAGCGATATTAGATATTAATATGCCAAAAATGGATGGTGTAGCATTGAATCATTATATCAAAGAAAATCATCCCACTATTAAAACTCTTATTGTTAGCATGCTATCTGAACCTCAAAAGATTTATGAATTAACACAGGCAGCGGTTAATGGATATATCCCTAAAAATGCTAAAAAAGAAGAGCTTCTTAAAGCAATTGAAATTATTTTAAAAGGCTCAAATTATTTTTCAAACAGTATCAAAGAAGCTTACACAAAAAGTATTTTTGAGCAAAAACAGCATAACGAAATCAATCTCAGTAAACGTGAGAAAGAGATATTACAGCTTATTGCAAAAGAATACACTACTCAAGAAATTGCGGATCAATTATTTTTAAGTAAATATACGATAGAGGGATATCGTACAAGTTTGATTTCTAAGTTGAATGTAAAAAATGTCGTCGGGTTAGCAAAACATGCTATTAAATTAGGTTTAGTAGATTAA